A genomic window from Pseudonocardia broussonetiae includes:
- a CDS encoding branched-chain amino acid ABC transporter permease, with translation MSSTLEEQRAAPTPAPSGRLAGLAAYATPLRVAGALLTIVGAYLPWATFVLNEGPYPEQSTLEFFTVPFGVTGFRLHLVLFGIAALVVALVAVPAKGRILRAVGIGVIAISVVNGVFIVAEGGGFGAITVADGIAFGAIVALVGGVLLVVGAVAGGVEPQPVWDRRLNTWVERALLVVVFLLLLLLVAAVLTSGGQGGGAIYAGPIFLSVLGAVGGLMAALSASGVLGWITAMTERHRLYSVLLLLVMALLLPLTSAGTEYWMTVAATIGVYAATAIGLNIVVGLAGLLDLGYVAFLGIGAFVAANLSGAAASTIGIALPFPLVMIISAIVAGVFGAIVGSPTLRVRGDYLAIVTLAFGEIFVRSAQNNIGGLTGGSNAIPNIPPVSLFGTDFNDSVQIGGLELPPGFLYYVLIVLIISVVMVIFANLKFSRLGRAWIAIREDEDAARAMGIRTGPIKILAFLIGAMLAGLAGAFYAHKLGTVSYESFRFLESVTLLAAVILGGMGTIPGAVLGASVLFVLPEKLREFSEYRLLLFGIALVLIMRFRPQGILPDAHRRAELAPETDPSIVAAEHKAAEHEAAPAARTTDGKGASS, from the coding sequence ATGAGCAGCACCCTGGAGGAGCAGCGGGCGGCCCCGACCCCCGCACCGTCCGGACGCCTGGCCGGGCTCGCCGCCTACGCCACGCCGCTGCGCGTGGCCGGTGCGCTGCTGACGATCGTCGGCGCCTACCTGCCCTGGGCCACCTTCGTGCTCAACGAGGGTCCCTACCCCGAGCAGTCGACGCTCGAGTTCTTCACGGTGCCCTTCGGGGTCACCGGCTTCCGGCTGCACCTGGTGCTGTTCGGGATCGCCGCGCTAGTCGTGGCGCTCGTGGCCGTCCCCGCGAAGGGCCGCATCCTGCGGGCCGTCGGGATCGGCGTCATCGCGATCAGCGTCGTCAACGGCGTGTTCATCGTGGCCGAGGGCGGCGGGTTCGGGGCGATCACCGTGGCGGACGGCATCGCGTTCGGCGCGATCGTCGCGCTGGTCGGCGGCGTGCTGCTCGTCGTCGGTGCGGTGGCCGGGGGCGTCGAGCCGCAGCCGGTCTGGGACCGGCGGCTCAACACCTGGGTCGAGCGGGCCCTGCTGGTCGTGGTCTTCCTGCTCCTGCTGCTGCTCGTCGCCGCGGTGCTCACCAGCGGTGGTCAGGGCGGCGGCGCGATCTACGCCGGCCCGATCTTCCTGTCCGTCCTGGGCGCGGTCGGCGGCCTGATGGCCGCCCTCTCGGCGTCGGGCGTGCTGGGCTGGATCACGGCGATGACGGAGCGGCACCGCCTCTACAGCGTGCTGCTGCTGCTGGTCATGGCGCTGCTGCTGCCGCTGACGTCGGCGGGCACCGAGTACTGGATGACGGTCGCGGCCACCATCGGCGTCTACGCCGCCACCGCGATCGGGCTGAACATCGTCGTCGGCCTCGCCGGCCTGCTCGACCTCGGCTACGTCGCGTTCCTGGGCATCGGCGCGTTCGTCGCGGCGAACCTGTCCGGCGCGGCGGCGTCGACGATCGGGATCGCGCTCCCGTTCCCGCTGGTCATGATCATCTCGGCGATCGTCGCGGGCGTCTTCGGCGCCATCGTCGGCTCGCCGACGCTGCGCGTGCGCGGTGACTACCTGGCCATCGTGACGCTGGCGTTCGGCGAGATCTTCGTCCGCAGCGCGCAGAACAACATCGGCGGGCTCACGGGCGGGTCGAACGCGATCCCGAACATCCCGCCGGTGTCGCTGTTCGGCACCGACTTCAACGACAGCGTGCAGATCGGCGGACTCGAACTGCCGCCGGGCTTCCTCTACTACGTGCTGATCGTGCTGATCATCTCCGTGGTCATGGTGATCTTCGCGAACCTCAAGTTCTCCCGGCTCGGCCGGGCGTGGATCGCGATCCGCGAGGACGAGGACGCCGCCCGGGCCATGGGCATCCGCACCGGCCCGATCAAGATCCTCGCCTTCCTCATCGGGGCCATGCTGGCCGGGCTGGCCGGGGCGTTCTACGCCCACAAGCTCGGCACGGTCTCCTACGAGAGCTTCCGGTTCCTGGAGTCGGTCACGCTGCTCGCGGCCGTCATCCTCGGCGGCATGGGCACCATCCCGGGCGCCGTGCTCGGGGCGTCGGTGCTGTTCGTCCTGCCCGAGAAGCTGCGCGAGTTCTCCGAGTACCGGCTGCTGCTGTTCGGCATCGCGCTCGTGCTCATCATGCGGTTCCGACCGCAGGGCATCCTGCCCGACGCGCACCGCCGCGCCGAGCTGGCGCCGGAGACGGACCCGTCGATCGTGGCGGCCGAACACAAGGCCGCGGAGCACGAGGCCGCGCCTGCGGCCCGGACCACCGACGGGAAGGGGGCGTCGTCGTGA
- a CDS encoding branched-chain amino acid ABC transporter permease, whose amino-acid sequence MLSTFLSQVVNGLILGSLIGLIALGYTMVYGIIQLINFAHGEIFMVGAYGGLAMFTYLLPTAIQNQWWYALPLLLIAGAGIAVIVAVLMERFAYRPLRNAPRLAPLITALGVSVALQEAVRVFYPNATAAVPFPKVFVEGTLAIPVGDGIVPIRYTGVLIIVVSLVLAFALNAFVNGSRMGRAMRATSQDRDVARLMGIDPDRVIVLTFVLGAALAGVAGILYGADLGLININIGLQNGLFAFTAAVLGGIGNIKGAVAGGLVIGLVKTLGGQYLPGGSPYDYVWIFVVLIAVLVFRPQGFFGETERVRA is encoded by the coding sequence TTGCTGTCCACGTTCCTGTCCCAGGTCGTCAACGGCCTGATCCTGGGGTCGTTGATCGGGCTCATCGCCCTGGGCTACACGATGGTCTACGGGATCATCCAGCTGATCAACTTCGCCCACGGCGAGATCTTCATGGTCGGTGCCTACGGGGGCCTGGCCATGTTCACCTACCTGCTCCCCACCGCGATCCAGAACCAGTGGTGGTACGCGCTGCCGCTGCTGCTCATCGCGGGCGCCGGCATCGCCGTGATCGTCGCGGTGCTCATGGAGCGCTTCGCCTACCGGCCACTGCGCAACGCCCCCCGGCTCGCCCCGCTGATCACCGCGCTCGGGGTCTCCGTCGCCCTGCAGGAGGCGGTCCGGGTCTTCTACCCGAACGCCACCGCGGCCGTCCCGTTCCCGAAGGTGTTCGTCGAGGGCACGCTCGCGATCCCGGTCGGTGACGGCATCGTCCCCATCCGCTACACCGGCGTGCTGATCATCGTCGTGTCGCTGGTGCTGGCGTTCGCGCTCAACGCGTTCGTCAACGGCTCCCGGATGGGCCGCGCGATGCGCGCCACCTCCCAGGACCGCGACGTCGCGCGGCTCATGGGCATCGACCCCGACCGCGTGATCGTGCTGACCTTCGTCCTCGGTGCGGCCCTGGCCGGCGTCGCGGGCATCCTGTACGGCGCGGACCTCGGCCTGATCAACATCAACATCGGCCTGCAGAACGGCCTGTTCGCGTTCACCGCGGCCGTGCTGGGCGGCATCGGCAACATCAAGGGCGCCGTCGCGGGCGGCCTGGTGATCGGCCTGGTGAAGACCCTCGGCGGGCAGTACCTGCCCGGCGGCAGTCCCTACGACTACGTCTGGATCTTCGTGGTGCTGATCGCGGTGCTGGTCTTCCGTCCGCAGGGCTTCTTCGGCGAGACCGAGCGGGTGCGCGCATGA